From the genome of Vitis riparia cultivar Riparia Gloire de Montpellier isolate 1030 chromosome 2, EGFV_Vit.rip_1.0, whole genome shotgun sequence, one region includes:
- the LOC117928175 gene encoding protein TORNADO 2, which yields MALNNTVIGAINFVAMLLSIPIIGTGIWLSTEPDNSCVKILQWPVIILGVLILVVALAGFIGGFWRIPWLLLFYLIAMLILIILLASLVVFIYMVTVRGHGHIEPSRAYLEYHLDDYSGWLRRRVRSSYKWDRIRTCLSSTNMCAELNQRYRMAQDFFNAHISPIQSGCCKPPTECGYTFVNPSYWISPIYTAADMDCLQWSNEQTQLCYNCNSCKAGLLANLKKEWRRADIVLLITLIALIAVYLIGCCAFRNAKTEELFRKYKQGYT from the exons ATGGCACTCAATAACACTGTCATTGGAGCAATCAACTTTGTAGCTATGCTTCTCTCCATTCCCATCATCGGCACGGGGATTTGGCTATCAACAGAGCCTGATAATTCTTGTGTGAAGATCCTACAATGGCCAGTCATCATTTTGGGCGTCTTGATCTTGGTTGTGGCTCTAGCAGGATTTATAGGAGGGTTTTGGAGAATCCCATGGCTCCTTCTCTTTTACCTTATTGCCATGCTGATCCTTATAATTTTGCTGGCCTCTTTGGTGGTTTTCATTTATATGGTTACCGTTCGAGGCCATGGCCACATCGAACCAAGTCGGGCTTACTTGGAGTATCATCTTGATGACTACTCAGGATGGCTTCGCAGAAGAGTTCGAAGTTCCTACAAGTGGGATCGGATTAGAACCTGTCTTAGCTCCACAAATATGTGTGCAGAGTTGAACCAGCGTTATCGGATGGCCCAGGATTTCTTCAATGCACATATTAGTCCCATACAG TCGGGATGCTGTAAGCCACCAACTGAATGCGGGTACACCTTTGTGAATCCGAGCTACTGGATTAGCCCCATATACACAGCAGCGGACATGGATTGCCTGCAGTGGAGCAACGAGCAGACACAGTTGTGCTACAACTGCAACTCATGCAAAGCTGGGTTACTGGCAAATCTGAAGAAGGAATGGAGAAGAGCAGACATTGTTCTACTCATAACTCTGATTGCTTTGATAGCAGTTTATTTGATCGGGTGTTGTGCATTTAGAAATGCTAAAACAGAAGAGCTGTTTCGCAAGTACAAGCAAGGCTATACGTAA